The following coding sequences lie in one Heliangelus exortis chromosome 6, bHelExo1.hap1, whole genome shotgun sequence genomic window:
- the LOC139797791 gene encoding motor neuron and pancreas homeobox protein 1-like has protein sequence MHKPMEKSQNFRIEALLADEPSRSASPPGLSPRSPAASPGPAGRCDTPSPRVPSAAAPLAPAGFVPKPGLLHLPGPGLGTLPALYPPAMYPLPALGGQHPAFAYTGIPHLPPPGAEHLKAAVASSFPLEHWIRAGMLVPRLSDFQAAPQSGLMGKCRRPRTAFTSQQLLELENQFKLNKYLSRPKRFEVATSLMLTETQVKIWFQNRRMKWKRSRKAKEQGAQADAEKQQGLSKACEKLLPSEPREQTAESPKFMGHSPGSGFLHRSTTELGYSPDSSCSGGEEEEEEEEDETGAMERKISSVL, from the exons ATGCACAAGCCCATGGAGAAGTCCCAAAACTTCCGCATCGAGGCGCTCCTGGCTGATGAGCCGTCACGGAGCGCTTCGCCGCCGGGGCTGAGCCCTCGGAGCCCCGCTGCgagccccggccccgccgggCGCTGCGACACTCCCTCGCCTCGAGTACCCTCGGCCGCCGCGCCCCTCGCCCCGGCCGGTTTCGTTCCCAAACCCGGTTTGTTGCACCTTCCCGGCCCCGGGCTCGGTACCTTGCCTGCTCTCTACCCGCCCGCCATGTACCCGCTCCCGGCCCTGGGGGGGCAACACCCCGCTTTCGCTTACACCGGCATCCCCCATCTGCCGCCGCCCGGCGCGGAGCACCTGAAGGCGGCCGTGGCCAGCTCCTTCCCGCTGGAGCACTGGATCCGAGCCGGAATGCTGGTGCCGAGGCTCTCCGACTTCCAAG CTGCTCCCCAGTCTGGCTTGATGGGGAAGTGCCGTCGGCCCCGCACAGCCTtcaccagccagcagctcctggagctggagaaCCAGTTCAAGCTCAACAAGTACCTGTCCAGACCCAAGCGCTTTGAGGTAGCCACATCGCTGATGCTCACAGAGACACAG GTGAAGATTTGGTTCCAGAACCGACGCATGAAGTGGAAGCGGAGCCGCAAAGCCAAGGAGCAGGGGGCCCAGGCAGATGCTGAGAAGCAACAAGGGCTCAGCAAagcctgtgagaagctgctgcctAGTGAGCCTCGGGAACAAACTGCTGAGAGCCCCAAGTTCATGGGGCACAGCCCCGGCTCAGGCTTCCTGCACCGCAGCACCACCGAACTGGGCTACAGCCCTGACTCCTCCTGCTCAGGtggtgaggaggaagaagaggaggaggaggatgagacAGGTGCCATGGAGAGGAAAATCAGCTCTGTGTTGTGA